A window of Penaeus monodon isolate SGIC_2016 chromosome 40, NSTDA_Pmon_1, whole genome shotgun sequence contains these coding sequences:
- the LOC119598131 gene encoding protein ILRUN-like — MEMDEDIDAVLLRQFNCMGTTDKEVLIKELQGLVGAHLNEHSAKFYLEMTDWNLQAAVCAYFDLQSYNKLPQMTFVKDITIGEGESVPPSTRFIKTWRIQNTGEDGWPIGCSLIFTGGEQLGAPSHVSVASLGAGECADVSVEMLSPAEPGLYSSKWRMSTTQGNFFGDTIWVIVPVDSGGTLALMQQMVNFKALGSPPSGTHMVPANTMSNPFAPLHLGQQPDKPQQSEQDLQQQQQQEQQQQDLHQQHVQQQQHLQQQKEQQQQEQQQQQLNGNFPNRSHSNHATCRVSTPNSHLDGDGDIAMS, encoded by the exons ATGGAGATGGACGAGGACATTGACGCCGTCCTGCTGCGGCAATTTAACTGCATGGGGACGACTGACAAGGAAGTCCTGATTAAAGAACTGCAGGGCTTAGTGGGTGCGCATCTCAATGAACATTCGGCCAAATTTTATCTAGAAATGACAGATTG GAATCTTCAGGCAGCTGTGTGTGCCTACTTCGACCTGCAGTCCTACAACAAGCTTCCACAAATGACTTTCGTTAAGGATATTAccataggagagggagaaagtgttcCACCAAGCACGAG ATTTATAAAAACGTGGCGCATCCAAAACACTGGGGAGGATGGGTGGCCAATTGGCTGCAGCCTGATCTTCACGGGGGGTGAGCAGCTTGGGGCGCCTTCGCATGTGTCGGTAGCTTCCCTGGGGGCTGGGGAGTGTGCAGATGTCTCAGTGGAGATGCTGTCCCCTGCCGAACCTGGGCTCTACTCGTCCAAGTGGAGGATGAGCACGAcacaaggaaatttttttggag ATACGATATGGGTCATAGTACCAGTTGACTCCGGTGGCACCCTAGCCCTCATGCAGCAAATGGTGAACTTCAAGGCCCTGGGTTCCCCCCCCTCTGGCACGCACATGGTCCCTGCAAACACGATGTCTAACCCCTTTGCCCCGCTTCATCTTGGCCAGCAGCCAGACAAGCCACAGCAGTCTGAACAGGAtttacaacagcaacagcagcaagagcagcagcagcaggattTACATCAGCAGCatgtacaacaacaacagcatctacAGCAACAAAAGGAGCAGCAACAGcaggaacagcagcagcagcaattaAATGGAAATTTTCCTAACCGAAGCCATTCTAACCATGCAACTTGTCGGGTCTCCACCCCTAACTCCCACCTAGATGGAGATGGAGACATTGCCATGAGCTAG